The proteins below come from a single bacterium genomic window:
- a CDS encoding amidohydrolase, translated as MEPIIDAHGHLGDILHPNGGALIDKLGVTMEPVFDPTAQSEARLHNYPLPLARLSYRLFPDSVTRAERARNATATLENFAASMDQAGISFGVCLPVPPYLVFEDLAAAVRRDPRIIAFTGVDYGDRDGGPGSFNDPTAKLAADVAAGARGLKIHPIIQKISLASAETRAAVESFAPHRLPVLFHCGISSYYLGADKAREEPRYGGIDYAEALVRDFPSVDFIAGHAGLFEVKKAMKQLSRFSNVWVDTSFQSVKRVRELIDAFGPERVLFASDWPYGNRPPAVQIVRNACSGDRGLERRILFENAAELMEIKG; from the coding sequence GTGGAACCGATCATCGACGCACATGGGCATCTGGGTGACATCCTTCATCCGAACGGAGGAGCGCTCATCGACAAGCTCGGAGTGACGATGGAGCCGGTGTTCGATCCGACCGCGCAATCGGAAGCCCGGCTACACAACTACCCGCTGCCGCTGGCCCGGCTCTCCTATCGCCTCTTTCCCGACTCTGTGACGCGCGCCGAGCGGGCGCGCAACGCGACGGCGACTCTCGAGAATTTCGCCGCTTCCATGGATCAGGCGGGCATTTCATTCGGGGTCTGCCTGCCCGTCCCGCCCTATCTCGTCTTCGAAGATCTGGCTGCGGCCGTGCGTCGAGACCCGCGGATCATCGCCTTTACGGGCGTGGACTACGGCGATCGCGATGGCGGGCCGGGTTCATTCAACGACCCGACCGCGAAGCTCGCCGCCGATGTCGCTGCGGGGGCGCGAGGCCTGAAGATTCACCCCATCATCCAGAAGATCTCCCTCGCCAGCGCCGAGACCCGGGCGGCGGTGGAGAGCTTCGCTCCTCATCGTCTTCCGGTGCTCTTTCACTGCGGCATCTCCTCCTACTATCTCGGTGCCGACAAGGCGCGCGAAGAACCGCGCTACGGCGGCATCGACTACGCCGAGGCACTCGTGCGCGACTTTCCTTCGGTCGACTTCATCGCCGGACACGCGGGACTGTTCGAGGTCAAGAAGGCGATGAAACAACTCTCCCGCTTCTCGAATGTATGGGTCGACACCTCGTTCCAATCCGTGAAGCGGGTGCGCGAGTTGATCGACGCCTTCGGTCCAGAACGCGTGCTCTTCGCCTCCGACTGGCCCTACGGCAATCGCCCCCCGGCTGTGCAGATCGTGCGGAACGCG